The genomic interval GGTCGAGGTGCGGGACCCGCGCGGCAAGCCGCTCGGCGCGGCACTCTATAGTTCCAGCTCACAAATAGCGGTGCGCATGGTTTCCAATCGTCCGCTCGCATCGCGCGCGGAGCTGATCGCGCTGCTGCGGCAGCGCGTGGCTGCGGCCGTGGCGTATCGCAAGCAGGTGGTGAAAGAGAGCGACGCCTATCGCGTGCTCTTCAGCGAGGCCGACCTGGTTCCCGGCGTGATCGCCGACCGCTACAACGATGTCCTCACCCTGCAAGCGCTCACGCAAGCGATGGACGCCGACGACCTGCGCAACGCTGTGGTCGACGAGCTGGTGGCGCAGACCGGCGTGGCGAATGTGGTCGAGCGCGTGGAGCCGCGCATCCGCGAACTGGAGAGCCTGCCCGCGAAGGAGAGCGGATTACTGCGCGGCACCAAAACGGAGACAGTATTCACGCTCAACGGCCTCAAGTTCGGGTACCAGGCGCTCGGCGGACAGAAGACCGGCGCCTTCCTTGACCAGCGCGAGAATTACGCCGCGGCCGCGAAATATGCGCGCGGACGCGCGCTCGATGTCTTCTGCTATGAAGGCGGATTTGCGCTGCACCTCGCGCGGGTGTGCGATTCGGTCACGGGCGTGGATTCGTCGCTGCCCGCGCTTGAGGCCGCGGAACGCAATCAGAAGCTGAACGAACCCGGGGTCAAGGAGATCGAGTGGATCGAGGCCAACGCCTTCGACCTGCTCAAGGACTACTCCGCCGCCGGCGAGCAGTACGACACCATCGTGCTGGATCCGCCCGCGTTCGCGAGATCGAAGCGCACGCTGGATACGGCGTTGCGCGGCTACAAAGAGCTGAACCTGCGCGCGCTCAAGATGCTGAAGCCGGGCGGCGTGCTGGTGACCTGCTCGTGCTCGCACCACGTGAGCGAAGCCGACTTCCTCGGCATGCTCGCCGCGGCCGCGGCAGACGCGCATCGCAACCTGCGCATCGTCGAAAAGCGCGGCCAGTCGCAGGACCATCCCGTGTTGCTCTCTGTCCCCGAAACGGCGTATCTGAAGTGCGTGATCGGTGTCGGGCTTTGATGGCGCGTGGGCGAGAAGAAGCAGGCAAGCGGATCGACCGAGGAAACAGCGACACGAAAACGGCGTTGAGCCGCCACGAGATTGCCACGGACGAGTGCGGATGTTCTAATCCGTGTTCGTTCATTTTTCTTGCTGCATGAACGACTGACGGAGTGATCAAGATGAAAGAGAAGATCGCGACCCAGGACGCGCCCCAGGCCATCGGTCCTTACTCGCAAGCGGTGCGCGGCGGCGGCTTGGTGTTCTGCTCCGGCCAGGTCGCACTCGATCCCGCGACCGGACAGCTCACCGGCAACGAAGTCCGCGCGCAGACCGAGCGCGTGATGAAGAATCTGGAGGCTATCCTCAAGGCCGCCGGCACCGACTTCACCAAGGTGGTGCGCACCACCGTCTATTTGAAGACGATGAATGACTTTCCCGCGATGAACGAGATCTACGCCAGCTTCTTCCCCGCCCCGCCGCCGGCGCGCTCCACCGTGGAGGTGGCGCGGCTGCCCAAAGATGCCCTCGTCGAGATCGATGTGATCGCGCTGGCATAGGCCAAAACGCGTACAATCTTCGCTTTCCGCAGTCCGGCCAACGCTTTCCGCAACCCGGAGGAACCATGCACGCTCGCCGTCGCTTTGCTCTAGCTCTCTTGCTCGCGCTTACGCTTTGCCTGCCCGTCCTCGGCCAGAAAGGCGCGAAGGTAAAGGCGGGGGCGAAGCCTCCCACCTCCGCGAAGGGACCGCACAGCTTCCGCGAGTACACCATCGAGCAGCTGATGAACAACGAGCGGATCACGGGCGCGTCGTTCTCCGCCGACGACAAGCGCGTGACTTTCTCCAGCAACCGCACCGGCATCTTCAACGTGCTCTCCGCGCCCATCGCGGGCGGCAAACCGGAGCAGCTCACCAGCTCTGCCACCGAGAGCGTATACGTGGTCTCGGACTTCCCCAACGACAGCCGCCTGCTCTATTCCCACGATCAAGGCGGCAACGAGAACAGCCACATCTACCTGCGCACTGCGGATGGCAAGGAACGCGACCTCACGCCGGGCGAGAAGAACAAGGCCGAGTTCACCGGCTGGAGCGAGGACGGCAAGGCGTTCTACTACACCTCGAACCAGCGCGATCCGAAGTTCTTCGACCTTTATCGCATGGACGCGAGCGCGCTCACTCCCGAGCTCGTCTTCCAGAACGAGAAGGGCTTCGACATCGCCAACGTCTCCGCCGACGGCAAGTGGGTGGCGCTCAACAAGACCGATACCGAAGCGAACTCGGATATCTGGCTCTACAGCGTGGCGATGAAAGAGTTGAAGCTGCTCACGCAACATGAGGGTGACATCGTTTTTGAAGCGACGGCATTCGATCCGCGGACCGGATACCTCTATTTCCTCAGCGATGAAGGCGGCGAATTCCGCCACCTCGGCCGCTTCAACGTGGCCACCGGCAAGCGCGAGATGGTGCAGAAGGCCGGCTGGGACATCCAGTTCGCCTACTTCTCCAGACACGGAAAGTATCGCGTGGTAGGCATCAACGAAGACGGCGCGACCAAGATCCACATCTACGACGCGAAGGGCCGGGAGCTGGCGCTGCCCAAGTTCCCGCAGGGGGAGATCCGCGGCGTGACTCCCTCGCCGAGCGAGAAGCAGATGGCGTTTTACTTCGTCGGCGACACGTCACCGGCGAACCTCTACGTCTACGACTTCGGCACGAAGAAGCTGACGCGAGTGACGCACTCGCTGAATCCGGATATCGACGCCGCGAACCTGGTCGAGGGCAAGGTCGTGCGCTACAAGTCGTTCGACGGCATGATGATCCCGGCAATCCTGTATGCGCCGCAGCAGTCCGCTGGAATGAGCGTGAGCGCCGCGAATAAGTCGCCCGGCATCGTGCAGGTGCACGGCGGGCCGGGCGGACAATCGCGCAAGGGATACAGCGCGCTCATCCAGTTCCTGGTGAACCACGGTTACACCGTGCTCATGGTGAACAACCGCGGCAGCTCGGGCTACGGCAAGACGTTCTACGCGGCCGACGATCACAAGCACGGCAAGGAACCGCTGTGGGATTGCATCGAGGGCAAGCACTACCTGCAGTCGCTGGCTTATGTCGACAAGGAGAAGATCGCGATCCTCGGCGGCAGTTACGGCGGCTACATGGTGCTCGCGGCGCTCGCCTTCAAGCCGGAAGAGTTTCGCGCGGGCGTGGACATCTTTGGCGTGGCCAACTGGGTGCGCACGCTGAACTCCATCCCTCCGTATTGGGAATCATTCCGCAAGGCGCTGTACAAGGAGATCGGCGACCCGACGAAGGAAGAGGCGTACTTGAAAGAGATCTCGCCGGTATTCCACGCCGACCAGATCAGGCGTCCGCTGATCGTGCTGCAGGGCGCGAACGATCCGCGCGTCATCCAGCCCGAGTCAGACGACATTGTGGCCGCGGTGAAGAAGAATGGCGTGCCGGTCGAGTACATCATCTTCCCGAACGAAGGCCACGGCTTCACCAAGAAAGCGAACGAGATCAAGGGATACCAGGCGGTGCTCGAGTTCCTCGACAAATACGTGAAGAACGCGCCTCCGGATGCGCCTGCCGCCTCGAAGTAAGAGCTAGCGACAACAGAGCTAGCGAGAATGAGGAAGCCCGGCCATGCGTCGGGCTTGCGCGTGCTGCTGGTAAAATAAGGGATTCGGATGAGCGCTACAGAGCCCTATGCTGAATCGGGAACAATACGAGGTCTGGAGTCTGAACGGCGGCAAGTGGGACTTGGCCGCGTGGTTCCCTGACTTCGAGGTCGCTTCCGCGGTGATGCGCAAGCGCACGTATCGGACGCGGCTCATCCACGCCGTCTACGATGGCGGCCAGCGGATAAGAGAAGACGTGCTCGCCGAGCTAGGCGCGACTAGGGAACATCCGTAGCCCGGGACCGGGGCTAAAGCCCGACCTTCCACTTTGACTGACGCGGGCCTGAAGGCCCGCTCTTCCACCGATAAGCTACGCGTACCGGATCTTCCACCGAACAAACCTCACGCGTAGCGGAACCACTTGATCAGCTCGGGCAGCGTCGGACGTTTGCCATACATCAGGATGCCGACGCGGTAGATCCGCGAAGCGACGACCAAGACCACGTAGACGGCGGCGAGCATCAGCACGATGGAAAGACCGAGCTGCCACAGCGGCACCTCGCCGGCGGCGATGCGCACGTACATGAGCAGCGGCGTGCAGAAGGGGAAGAGCGAGAACGCGGCCACCATGGTCGAGTTCGGGCTGGTGATGGCCGGGGCCATGAGCACGGTGGAGAGGATGAGCGGCATCATCACGAAGAACTGCATCTGCTGCGCTTCCTGCTCGGAGTTGCTCATCGCTCCGAGCATCGCCCAGAGCGAGGCGTAGAGGAAATATCCCAGGATGAAGAATACCGGGAACATGGCGAGCGCGATGGTGGGGATCTCGATCGAACCCATGACGCCGCGCGCGGCCACGAGGCCGGGCCCCAGGAAAACGAAGCCGGCGGTATACCAGAGCGCGAGCTGGGTCAATCCGACGGCGCCGACGCCGATGATCTTGCCGGCCATGAGCTCTTTCGGCGTGACCGACGCCAGCAGCACCTCGACGATGCGCGAGGTCTTCTCCTCCAGCACCGAGCGCATGACCGCCACGCCATGCAGGATGATGCTCATGTAGAGGGTCATCACCAGCGCGAAGGTGGCGAAGAACGCGGCGCGTCCGCTGGCCTTGGTGGAAGTGCCTCCGGTCACGCGCTGGGTCTCGACGTCGAGCTTCTCGTTCAGCAGCTCGCGGACCTTCTCCGCGCTCACGCCGGCGGCGGCGAGCTGCTGCTCCATGTGCGCGACCTGAGCGGCGCGGGTGAGCAGGCCGCCCTCGAGCATGTCGGTAGTGGTGCGCGCCTTGTAGACCAGCTTCTTGGCGGCGAGCGCATCGTTGGTGGCCCAGAGATAGCCATCGAGCTCGGAGCGGGCTACGCGGTCGTAGAGCTGTTTTTCCTGCTCGGTCGTGCCGGGCGTCAGGATCTCGATGGTGTACTGGTTGCGGCCCGTGCCGTCGGAAAGATCGGCCAGCGCTTTCTGCAGCGCCTCGGCGAAGGTGCGGTCACTGGAGACCACCGCGATCTTCTTCTTCTCGCCGCGCTGGCTCATCATCAGCTTCGCCGGCAGGATGGTGATGCCGGCCATGAGCGCGGGCACGAGCATGGTCATGATCCAGAAGGCTTTGGTGCGGACGCGCTCGAAATATTCGCGGCGGATGATGATCCAGACGTTACGCATGGTTATTGCCTCCCGGACGCGCGCCATCGCTCCATCGCTCCATCGCTCTCGGCGTCTTTGCCGACCACGTCGATGAAGATCTCTTCGAGTGAGGGCTCGACGAGCTCGAACTTGGCGATCTTCGCCCTCGCGGCGACCTCGTGCAGCAGCGCCTGCGCGTCGGCGCCGGGAGCAAGCGCGACCTCGGCGTAGTTGCCAAAGTCGGTGACCGTCTTCACCAGCGGACTTTGCTTCAGGAAGGCCAATCCGGGGCCCGCGCCATCGCCCTCGCACGCGATCTGGACGTGGTTGCGTCCGTAGCGTCCCTTGATCTGCTTGAGGTCACCGACAAGCACGGCCTTGCCGCGGTTGATGAGGCAGATGGAATCGCAAAGCCGCTCGACCGTGTCCATGCGATGCGTGGAGAACAGGATGGTCTTCCCTTTTTGCTTGAGTTCTAAGAGCACGTCGAGCAGCAGCTTGGAATTGACGGGATCGAGTCCGGCGAAGGGCTCGTCCATCACGATGAACTCGGGATCATGCAGTATGGTCGCCACGAACTGGATCTTCTGCTGCATGCCCTTGGAAAGTTCTTCGACCTTTTTCTCTATCCAGCCGGCGATCTCCATGCGCTCGCACCACTGGCGCGCGCGCCTGGCGGCTTCGGGGCGGTCGAGTCCGGTGAGCTCGGCGAGGAAGATGAGATGGTCGCCGACTTTCATCTTGCGATAGAGGCCGCGCTCTTCCGGGAGATATCCCACGCGGTGCAGCAGCGCGCGGCGAAACTTCTCGCCGAAGAGGAGCACTTCGCCCGCGTCTGGGATGGTGATGCCCAGCATCATGCGGATGGTCGAGGTCTTGCCGGCGCCGTTCGGGCCCAGCAATCCGAAGATCTCGCCGGCGGGGATGGCGAAGGAGAGATCGTCGACGGCGACGAACTGGTCGTAACTCTTGCGCACGGCTTTTAGCTCGACGGCGTTCATGACGGAAGGGGAGATTCTACAGGTCAGGGGCCACACCTACCACAGAGACACGGAGACACGGAGAGAACAAGAGGTGAAAAGCAGGTCCCTCGACTCGGACGCGGAAAGTTCGCCGCGTCCTCGCTCGGGATGACAAGTCAAAAATCTAGTCGTGGGTGGCAGAGGCGGCCGTGCGGGTGGGCGCGGCAGCGGAAACGCCGGCGTCCGAAGTGGTGGGCGAAGCGGCAGAAGCGGCAGCTGGCGCGGCGGGCGAAGCAGCGGCAGGCGCGGCGGCGGCGACAGCCGGCGTCACGCGGTTCCGTCCACTCTGCTTCGAGGCGTAGAGCGCGAGGTCGGCGGCGCGGACGATCTCGTCTCGCGAAGCGCCGTGCGTGGGGAACTCGGCCACGCCGATGGAGATGGTCACCGGCCGTGGGACGCCGGGGAAGGAGTGCGCCTCGATGACGCGGCGGACTTTTTCGGCGACGGCGAGCGCGTCTTCGCCGGAGGTCTCAGGCAGCAGCAGTACGAACTCTTCGCCACCGTAGCGGCAGACGAAGTCGACCTTGCGCAGCTGGCTGCGGAAGAGGGCGGAGACCTGGCGAAGGACTTCGTCGCCGAGCAGGTGTCCGAACTCGTCGTTGAGGCGCTTGAAGTGGTCGATGTCGAGCATGATGACGGCGAGCTGTTTGCCGTAGCGGCCGGCACGCTCGAGTTCTTCGGTGATGCGCGATTCGAAGAAGCGGCGGTTGAAGGCGCCGGTGAGTCCATCGACGTTGGCGAGCGCCTTGGCCTGGTCGAAGTAGTTGGCGTTCTGGATGGCGGTGGCGATGATGTCGGCGACTGATTCGAGCGGCTGCACGTCCGTCTGCTCGAAGGCGCCGGCGGTGGCGCTCTCCAGACACACCACGCCGAGCTGCTTGCCGAAGCTGATGAGCGGCAGGCACATCTCGCTCCGGGTCTCGACGAAGCCCTGGACATACGCGGGATCAGCAGTGACGTCGTTGATTACGACGGCGCGGCCGGTGGCGAGGGCGCGCCCCGAAATGCCCTGATCCACGGGAAGCGTGTTGCCCATCTCGACGGTGGGCGTGAGCTTGCCCTGGTGCGCGTAGACGACCAGCGATTCGCCCTCACGCAGCGTGAGCACCACGTGGTCCACGAGGGGAAACGATTGCAGGATCAAGGTGCAGACCTTGCGCAGCAGCTCGTCGCGCTCGAGCACGGCGGTGGTCTGGCGGGCGATGGCGTTGATGGCCTCGAGTTGCGAGCGGCGCTTCTGCTCGAGCGAGTAGAGGCGCGCGTTCTCGAGCGCGATCGAGGCTTGGGTGCTGAAAAGCGTGAGCAAGTCGATGGTCTCGCCGTCGAAGAAGTTGAGCTGGTCGCTTTGGCAGTCGAGCACGCCGACGACTTCATCGCGCACCATGAGCGGGATGGCGAGCTCGGACCTGGTGGACTTCGTGAACCCTATGTAGCGCGGATCCTTCGCGACGTCGGGAACATAGACAGGGCGCTTCTTGAGGGCGGCCGTCCCGGTGATGCCTTGTCCGATGGGCAGGCGGATGTCCACACCCTCGATCTCGCTCGAGCCGTAATGCTTGCGCGGGTAGAGGCGGTGCTGGTCGTCGATGAGCAAGATGGCCGCGCTCTGGAGATGGAAATAGTCGCGCACGATCCCGAGGATCTGCAGCAGGACTTCGTCGAGCTCGAAGGTCGAGAGGACCGCCTGGCTCGCGTCGTAAAGGATGGCGACTTTCTGCATGGCTAGCTGTGCATTCTGATGATGGGCGGCGCGGGCCCTGGGGCAAGGCGAACGGGGTCCGCGGATGGCTCCTGTTGTTGCTGGATTCTATAGCAAAACCCGTTTCCCGTTTCCAGTTTCCGGTTTCCGGCGGGGGGCCGAAGGATGCCGCTGGATTGTCATTCCGCGGAGCGGAGCGACGAGGAATCTGATGTCCGGCGGCAAAAGCAGATTCCCTCGCCCGCCGCGGCGGGCTCGGAATAGCAAGGCGGGGGAACAGGAGACTTGCAACTGGAAACGGGAAACAGGACACTGGAAACTTGCTCGAACTTTCCACCGCCGTGCAATACGTGAAGGGCATCGGGCCGCGGGTGGCCGCGGCGCTCGAGCAGAAGAGTGTCTCCACGGTCGAGGACCTGCTCTACTACCTGCCGTTTCGCTACGAAGACCGGCAGAATCCCCGGGCCATCGACGAACTCGCGCCCGGCGAGATGGCCACGGTGATCGGCGAGGTCCGCGGCTCAGGACTGTTCCGCACCCGCGGCGGGCTGTGGATCTTCAACCTCACGGTGGGCCAGGGAACGCAGTCCATCAAATGCATATGGTTCCACGGACAGTACCTGCGCGATCGGTTCAGGCCCGGCCAGGTGCTGGCGGTCTATGGACGGGTGGAGAGTTCCAGCAAAGCGAAGACTGCGGGTGCGATGAAGTTGGGCGGGCTGAAGCTGGGCGGCTTAAAGATGATCCAGCCGCAGGTCGAGGTGCTGAGCGGTCCGCTGGAAGAAGGTGAAGAAGCGCTGCCGGAAGATTTTGCCGCGCTGAGTCTGGAGATGGGGAAGATCGTTCCTATCTACGAGTCGGCGGGCGCGGGCAAGCTGACCTCGCGCTGGTTCCGGCGCGTCGTCCACGGCGCGCTGGCCAGCCTTACGCCGGAGGTTGCGGATGGGATCCCGCGAGCGGTGCGTGCGCGCATGGAGTTGGCGCCGCGGCGCGAGGCGTTCCAGAAAGCGCACTGGCCGGATCCGGAGACGCCGTTCGCCGATCTCGAAGCCTGCCGCACGCCGGCGCATCGGCGGCTGATCTTCGAAGAGCTGTTCTACCTGGAGGTGGGGCTCGAGCTGAAACGCAAACGGATGCGGGAGCAGCCGGGGATCGAGTTCGGAGCGGGCGATGCGGTGCGCGCGGCGGTGAAGAAGATACTTCCGTTCCATCCCACGGGGGCGCAGAAGCGGGTGCTGGGCGAGATCGTCGCGGACATGAAAGCGAACACGCCGATGCGGCGCCTGCTGCAGGGCGATGTGGGGAGTGGCAAAACGATCGTCGCGCTGCAGGCCGCGGTGGTCGCGATCGAGAACGGTTACCAGGTGGCGCTGATGGCGCCCACGGAGATACTCGCGGCGCAGCATTATCTGAGCGCCCGGCGCATCCTCGAGCCGCTCGGCTACCGCGTGCTGCTGCTGACCGGCTCGCTCGAGCAAGACACCAAGCGCGCCGCCCGGCGGCATATCGCGCGCGGCGATGCGCAGATGGTGATCGGGACACACGCGCTCATCCAGGAAGGCGTCGAGTTCTCGCGACTCGGCCTGGTCATCGTGGACGAGCAGCACCGCTTCGGCGTGATGCAACGCTTCAAACTGATGAAG from Acidobacteriota bacterium carries:
- a CDS encoding class I SAM-dependent rRNA methyltransferase, coding for VEVRDPRGKPLGAALYSSSSQIAVRMVSNRPLASRAELIALLRQRVAAAVAYRKQVVKESDAYRVLFSEADLVPGVIADRYNDVLTLQALTQAMDADDLRNAVVDELVAQTGVANVVERVEPRIRELESLPAKESGLLRGTKTETVFTLNGLKFGYQALGGQKTGAFLDQRENYAAAAKYARGRALDVFCYEGGFALHLARVCDSVTGVDSSLPALEAAERNQKLNEPGVKEIEWIEANAFDLLKDYSAAGEQYDTIVLDPPAFARSKRTLDTALRGYKELNLRALKMLKPGGVLVTCSCSHHVSEADFLGMLAAAAADAHRNLRIVEKRGQSQDHPVLLSVPETAYLKCVIGVGL
- a CDS encoding RidA family protein; translation: MKEKIATQDAPQAIGPYSQAVRGGGLVFCSGQVALDPATGQLTGNEVRAQTERVMKNLEAILKAAGTDFTKVVRTTVYLKTMNDFPAMNEIYASFFPAPPPARSTVEVARLPKDALVEIDVIALA
- a CDS encoding S9 family peptidase → MHARRRFALALLLALTLCLPVLGQKGAKVKAGAKPPTSAKGPHSFREYTIEQLMNNERITGASFSADDKRVTFSSNRTGIFNVLSAPIAGGKPEQLTSSATESVYVVSDFPNDSRLLYSHDQGGNENSHIYLRTADGKERDLTPGEKNKAEFTGWSEDGKAFYYTSNQRDPKFFDLYRMDASALTPELVFQNEKGFDIANVSADGKWVALNKTDTEANSDIWLYSVAMKELKLLTQHEGDIVFEATAFDPRTGYLYFLSDEGGEFRHLGRFNVATGKREMVQKAGWDIQFAYFSRHGKYRVVGINEDGATKIHIYDAKGRELALPKFPQGEIRGVTPSPSEKQMAFYFVGDTSPANLYVYDFGTKKLTRVTHSLNPDIDAANLVEGKVVRYKSFDGMMIPAILYAPQQSAGMSVSAANKSPGIVQVHGGPGGQSRKGYSALIQFLVNHGYTVLMVNNRGSSGYGKTFYAADDHKHGKEPLWDCIEGKHYLQSLAYVDKEKIAILGGSYGGYMVLAALAFKPEEFRAGVDIFGVANWVRTLNSIPPYWESFRKALYKEIGDPTKEEAYLKEISPVFHADQIRRPLIVLQGANDPRVIQPESDDIVAAVKKNGVPVEYIIFPNEGHGFTKKANEIKGYQAVLEFLDKYVKNAPPDAPAASK
- a CDS encoding ABC transporter permease — encoded protein: MRNVWIIIRREYFERVRTKAFWIMTMLVPALMAGITILPAKLMMSQRGEKKKIAVVSSDRTFAEALQKALADLSDGTGRNQYTIEILTPGTTEQEKQLYDRVARSELDGYLWATNDALAAKKLVYKARTTTDMLEGGLLTRAAQVAHMEQQLAAAGVSAEKVRELLNEKLDVETQRVTGGTSTKASGRAAFFATFALVMTLYMSIILHGVAVMRSVLEEKTSRIVEVLLASVTPKELMAGKIIGVGAVGLTQLALWYTAGFVFLGPGLVAARGVMGSIEIPTIALAMFPVFFILGYFLYASLWAMLGAMSNSEQEAQQMQFFVMMPLILSTVLMAPAITSPNSTMVAAFSLFPFCTPLLMYVRIAAGEVPLWQLGLSIVLMLAAVYVVLVVASRIYRVGILMYGKRPTLPELIKWFRYA
- a CDS encoding ATP-binding cassette domain-containing protein, yielding MNAVELKAVRKSYDQFVAVDDLSFAIPAGEIFGLLGPNGAGKTSTIRMMLGITIPDAGEVLLFGEKFRRALLHRVGYLPEERGLYRKMKVGDHLIFLAELTGLDRPEAARRARQWCERMEIAGWIEKKVEELSKGMQQKIQFVATILHDPEFIVMDEPFAGLDPVNSKLLLDVLLELKQKGKTILFSTHRMDTVERLCDSICLINRGKAVLVGDLKQIKGRYGRNHVQIACEGDGAGPGLAFLKQSPLVKTVTDFGNYAEVALAPGADAQALLHEVAARAKIAKFELVEPSLEEIFIDVVGKDAESDGAMERWRASGRQ
- a CDS encoding diguanylate cyclase, producing MQKVAILYDASQAVLSTFELDEVLLQILGIVRDYFHLQSAAILLIDDQHRLYPRKHYGSSEIEGVDIRLPIGQGITGTAALKKRPVYVPDVAKDPRYIGFTKSTRSELAIPLMVRDEVVGVLDCQSDQLNFFDGETIDLLTLFSTQASIALENARLYSLEQKRRSQLEAINAIARQTTAVLERDELLRKVCTLILQSFPLVDHVVLTLREGESLVVYAHQGKLTPTVEMGNTLPVDQGISGRALATGRAVVINDVTADPAYVQGFVETRSEMCLPLISFGKQLGVVCLESATAGAFEQTDVQPLESVADIIATAIQNANYFDQAKALANVDGLTGAFNRRFFESRITEELERAGRYGKQLAVIMLDIDHFKRLNDEFGHLLGDEVLRQVSALFRSQLRKVDFVCRYGGEEFVLLLPETSGEDALAVAEKVRRVIEAHSFPGVPRPVTISIGVAEFPTHGASRDEIVRAADLALYASKQSGRNRVTPAVAAAAPAAASPAAPAAASAASPTTSDAGVSAAAPTRTAASATHD
- the recG gene encoding ATP-dependent DNA helicase RecG, translated to MLELSTAVQYVKGIGPRVAAALEQKSVSTVEDLLYYLPFRYEDRQNPRAIDELAPGEMATVIGEVRGSGLFRTRGGLWIFNLTVGQGTQSIKCIWFHGQYLRDRFRPGQVLAVYGRVESSSKAKTAGAMKLGGLKLGGLKMIQPQVEVLSGPLEEGEEALPEDFAALSLEMGKIVPIYESAGAGKLTSRWFRRVVHGALASLTPEVADGIPRAVRARMELAPRREAFQKAHWPDPETPFADLEACRTPAHRRLIFEELFYLEVGLELKRKRMREQPGIEFGAGDAVRAAVKKILPFHPTGAQKRVLGEIVADMKANTPMRRLLQGDVGSGKTIVALQAAVVAIENGYQVALMAPTEILAAQHYLSARRILEPLGYRVLLLTGSLEQDTKRAARRHIARGDAQMVIGTHALIQEGVEFSRLGLVIVDEQHRFGVMQRFKLMKKKSEERDPDVLVMTATPIPRTLALTLYGDLDVSVLDELPPGRTPVVTRRVSDERSGEVWEFLRKQVQAGHQAYVVYPVIEEQTEDEESAGEDARATAGGTPALRKKKRVQLALPGEEPAAKTLGLKAAEKMYNELRKKVFPELRVGLLHGRMESDLKDVTMKRFARGEIDVLVSTTVIEVGMDVPNANLMVVEHAERFGLAQLHQLRGRIGRGAAKSYCVLMTGGKVGADAEERLGTMVRTNDGFEIAEKDLEQRGPGEFFGTKQAGMPAFRVANLVRDRQLLEAAKMEAAALVGGASPDVSREEARVVMEHLRAHWQRRYGLVEVG